The Thalassotalea nanhaiensis genome has a window encoding:
- a CDS encoding Na+/H+ antiporter NhaC family protein, with protein MQDSALTLLPPALAIAVAIWRKNATLALISGLFLCFLLLDSWNPLNAGIATVAEIGNVFSSTGNAQIIAFSLLIGALVELMSRSGAVQGFINNLANLSLVKTKRQATLLPTIVGTTIFTDTNLSMFSGGMASQKLFDQHGISRAKLAYLLDSTCSPISVLFLINGWGAYLLGLLDGYNLEDPVSVLLGTLTYNFYAIIAVLLAYYTAYSGKVYGPMAKCESLATATTQTQSIKPAKARVMWIPMISLLVLTIVLLWITGDGDIRRGSGSFSVLTSIVTALALLILMIFSYKLLTVKELANGFVKGIKNMAPAVIILVLSFAFGDAIKALGTGTYVSSLISADFPLILIAPLIFLAAGIMAFSTGTSWGTFALLIPIAVPIALDTGLPVPFLVAAVLSGGVFGDHASPISDSTVVASIASGCDHFEHVKTQLPYSLFAATLTIIGFLIVGASV; from the coding sequence ATGCAAGATTCCGCTTTAACCTTACTACCTCCAGCCCTGGCAATAGCTGTTGCCATTTGGCGTAAAAATGCCACTTTAGCACTCATTAGCGGCTTGTTTTTATGTTTTCTTTTATTAGACAGTTGGAATCCCTTAAACGCGGGCATTGCAACAGTTGCTGAAATTGGCAATGTATTCAGCTCTACAGGCAACGCCCAAATTATTGCTTTTAGCTTGCTCATTGGTGCCTTAGTTGAACTCATGAGTCGCTCAGGTGCAGTACAAGGTTTCATCAACAACTTAGCAAATCTAAGTTTGGTTAAAACCAAACGTCAAGCAACATTGCTGCCAACCATAGTAGGTACGACCATATTTACCGATACCAATTTAAGCATGTTTTCCGGAGGTATGGCGTCACAAAAGTTGTTTGATCAGCACGGTATTAGTAGAGCCAAGCTAGCCTATTTGCTTGATTCAACGTGTTCGCCAATTAGTGTATTATTTCTAATTAATGGTTGGGGTGCATACCTATTAGGGTTACTAGATGGTTATAACCTAGAAGACCCTGTAAGTGTATTGCTTGGCACGTTAACCTATAACTTCTATGCCATTATTGCAGTATTACTTGCTTATTATACTGCTTATAGTGGCAAAGTTTATGGACCAATGGCTAAATGTGAAAGCCTTGCAACTGCAACAACACAGACGCAGTCCATTAAACCGGCAAAAGCCCGAGTAATGTGGATACCAATGATCAGCTTATTGGTACTAACGATAGTGTTACTTTGGATAACCGGCGACGGGGATATTCGTCGCGGTTCGGGCTCATTCTCAGTTTTAACTTCAATAGTAACTGCGCTCGCATTATTAATACTGATGATATTTTCATATAAATTATTAACAGTGAAAGAACTTGCCAACGGCTTTGTTAAGGGTATTAAAAATATGGCGCCAGCGGTTATCATTTTGGTGTTATCATTTGCTTTTGGTGATGCCATTAAAGCTCTTGGCACAGGTACTTATGTAAGTAGTTTGATAAGTGCTGACTTCCCACTGATTCTAATTGCACCGCTGATATTTTTAGCCGCGGGGATTATGGCATTTTCAACAGGTACATCTTGGGGTACATTCGCCCTACTCATACCTATTGCTGTTCCTATCGCATTAGACACTGGGTTGCCAGTTCCATTCCTAGTTGCTGCTGTGCTTAGTGGCGGTGTATTTGGCGATCACGCTTCACCGATTTCTGACTCTACCGTTGTCGCATCCATAGCCAGTGGTTGTGATCACTTTGAACATGTTAAAACTCAATTGCCATACTCCTTGTTTGCAGCAACATTAACTATTATAGGCTTTTTAATTGTTGGTGCTTCAGTTTAA
- the gshA gene encoding glutamate--cysteine ligase, producing the protein MTLTFSILDLTKAFSEKHLSAVAGVQRGIERETLRIRPDGKLSSQSHNKALGSALTHEYITTDYSESLLEFITSVSPSIDETLNQLKDIQKFTLENVEGDYFWPMSMPCAVVEQDEVNLAQYGSSNIGKMKTVYRQGLKNRYGSMMQVIAGIHFNFSFSPEFFDSLQEITGDTQGKQDFISERYFSLIRNYKRFGWLIPYLYGSSPALCPSFLQGKPQSLPFKKAPAGCLYLEYATSLRMSDLGYTNSSQSNLHICNNHIDNYVEGVQKAINLPSEEFAKIGVKVDGKYQQLNSNILQIENELYAPIRPKRVAKSGQKPSEALKEGGVEYIEVRAMDVNPFVSTGISKEQMYFLDVFITFCMLKNSPEVTVEQKQVFNNNTNKVILEGRDPSLTLNDCGIEKTIPQWGSEIFSEMKLIASLYDKAYGTSEYSNVVKAELAKINDPTLTPSARIIDELLTTGKGIVTWSMDYVNQYNQEAEAHNYQVFNEDLFVDLAKQSLAKQQEIEAGDTLSFDEFLADYFEK; encoded by the coding sequence GTGACTTTGACTTTCTCTATTTTAGATTTAACTAAAGCTTTTTCAGAAAAACATTTATCTGCAGTTGCAGGTGTTCAACGTGGTATCGAACGAGAAACACTTAGGATCAGGCCAGATGGTAAACTATCTAGTCAAAGTCACAATAAAGCTTTAGGTTCGGCACTGACTCATGAATATATCACTACTGACTATTCTGAAAGTTTATTAGAGTTTATTACCTCTGTATCCCCTTCAATTGATGAAACATTAAATCAACTAAAAGATATTCAAAAATTCACTCTTGAAAATGTAGAAGGTGATTATTTTTGGCCGATGAGTATGCCATGTGCAGTGGTTGAACAAGATGAAGTAAACCTTGCGCAATACGGCTCATCAAACATTGGAAAAATGAAAACTGTTTACCGTCAAGGGTTAAAAAACCGCTACGGCAGTATGATGCAGGTTATTGCCGGTATTCACTTTAACTTTTCATTTTCACCTGAATTTTTTGACAGTTTGCAGGAAATAACCGGCGACACTCAGGGTAAGCAAGACTTTATCTCTGAACGATACTTTTCATTGATAAGAAACTATAAACGTTTTGGCTGGCTGATCCCGTATTTATACGGTAGTTCACCGGCATTGTGTCCATCTTTTTTACAAGGTAAACCACAAAGTTTACCGTTTAAGAAAGCACCGGCAGGTTGTTTATATTTAGAGTATGCAACATCACTTAGAATGAGTGACCTGGGTTACACTAACTCGTCACAATCTAATCTTCATATTTGCAATAATCACATAGACAATTATGTTGAGGGAGTGCAAAAAGCAATTAATTTACCTTCAGAAGAGTTTGCCAAAATAGGTGTAAAAGTTGATGGTAAATATCAACAGTTAAACAGTAATATCTTGCAAATTGAAAATGAGCTTTACGCACCAATTCGACCTAAACGTGTTGCTAAATCTGGACAGAAACCATCGGAAGCACTAAAAGAAGGCGGTGTTGAATACATCGAAGTGCGAGCTATGGATGTTAACCCATTTGTAAGTACCGGTATCAGCAAAGAGCAAATGTATTTCTTAGATGTGTTTATTACATTTTGTATGCTTAAAAATAGCCCAGAAGTAACCGTAGAACAAAAGCAGGTGTTTAATAACAATACCAATAAAGTTATTTTAGAAGGCCGCGATCCTTCATTAACGTTAAACGATTGTGGTATAGAAAAGACTATACCGCAGTGGGGGAGTGAAATTTTTTCTGAGATGAAATTAATTGCTTCGTTATACGACAAAGCTTATGGCACTAGCGAATACAGCAATGTAGTTAAGGCTGAGCTTGCTAAAATAAATGACCCAACATTAACGCCGTCGGCTCGAATTATCGATGAGTTATTAACGACAGGGAAAGGTATTGTTACTTGGTCAATGGATTATGTAAACCAATACAACCAAGAAGCAGAAGCTCATAATTATCAAGTGTTTAATGAAGACTTGTTTGTTGACTTGGCAAAACAATCATTAGCAAAACAGCAAGAAATTGAAGCTGGGGATACATTGAGTTTTGATGAATTTCTAGCTGATTATTTTGAAAAATAA
- a CDS encoding DUF4382 domain-containing protein: protein MLKVKLSYAALMVSVALGVNSCGGDSSDEPTISVPFSLGVSDGFVDDADKVVITIDEIRLIPINDDDDDDDDDDDDDDDDDDDDDDVDDDRETIIIEDFNGEPSVTIDLLEYTGSDQLSIVKEDDGIEVPVGRYKMELVIDGASSFVKLIDDELMCMSETDNEDDLTSYVGEGCYDIKVPSTRLRLGKFDVVLGAVESSAGPAYTVEFDLTQSLVLRGNDPSKNGFIIKPHGVRITASSSSGTIEGDVGLVEMLAIESDVDPLCTGVDHTVYLYKGDQTGNPELLADNFDADDVGFNAADLPPGAIAPFASTTIVMDDEDDEEEDDSADEYEYEFGFVPNGEGFGVEVDPTDAIYTVAFACNIGSDSLKDDPVTYDGLTIANPKGQLDVVTVITGEEVELNFPLGFKDDDDD, encoded by the coding sequence ATGTTAAAAGTAAAACTTAGTTACGCTGCTCTCATGGTGTCTGTTGCTCTTGGTGTCAACAGTTGTGGCGGTGATTCAAGCGACGAACCAACAATTTCTGTTCCATTCTCGTTAGGTGTATCTGACGGATTTGTCGATGATGCTGATAAAGTAGTAATTACAATTGACGAAATTCGCTTGATCCCTATAAATGACGACGACGACGACGACGACGACGACGATGACGATGACGACGACGATGACGACGACGATGACGACGTCGATGATGATCGTGAAACCATAATTATCGAAGATTTTAATGGTGAACCATCAGTAACAATCGACTTACTGGAATACACTGGCAGTGATCAACTTTCAATCGTTAAAGAAGACGATGGTATCGAAGTCCCTGTCGGTCGATACAAAATGGAATTAGTCATAGACGGTGCAAGCTCTTTTGTTAAGTTGATCGATGATGAATTAATGTGTATGTCTGAAACTGATAACGAAGATGATTTGACCAGTTATGTCGGTGAGGGCTGTTATGACATCAAAGTTCCAAGTACACGCTTACGTTTAGGCAAGTTCGATGTTGTTCTTGGAGCTGTAGAGTCATCAGCTGGACCTGCTTATACCGTTGAATTTGATTTAACTCAGTCTCTGGTTCTGCGAGGCAATGACCCAAGTAAAAATGGCTTTATTATTAAACCTCACGGAGTTCGAATTACTGCCAGTAGCAGCAGCGGTACTATAGAAGGGGATGTTGGCTTAGTTGAAATGCTGGCGATAGAGTCAGATGTCGATCCCTTATGTACAGGCGTGGATCATACCGTTTATTTATATAAAGGCGATCAAACTGGAAACCCAGAACTGTTAGCTGATAATTTTGATGCTGATGATGTTGGCTTTAACGCGGCAGATCTTCCTCCGGGGGCAATTGCTCCATTTGCAAGTACCACTATAGTTATGGATGACGAGGATGATGAAGAGGAGGATGACTCAGCTGATGAGTATGAATATGAATTTGGTTTTGTACCAAACGGTGAAGGCTTTGGTGTTGAAGTGGACCCCACCGATGCAATTTATACAGTCGCGTTTGCCTGTAATATTGGCAGCGATTCATTAAAAGATGACCCGGTAACTTATGATGGCTTAACTATCGCAAACCCTAAAGGACAATTAGATGTTGTCACTGTTATCACCGGTGAAGAAGTGGAATTAAACTTCCCATTAGGCTTTAAAGATGATGATGATGATTAA
- the ispA gene encoding (2E,6E)-farnesyl diphosphate synthase, whose product MSQLENLSLFQNRIDNFLKQKLAEIKINDQRLFDAMNYGLLIGGKRMRPYLAYVTAEMLDLDLDDIDPIAAALECIHAYSLLHDDLPAMDDDELRRGQPTCHVKFDEATAILAGDSLQTLAFEIISNHKFKRISATTHIKLIQMLSFAAGYQGMCGGQAMDLAATDKVVPLEQLQTIHRLKTGALLQAAILMSARCREDLPQQTYNGLQQFAEQIGLAYQVHDDIIDITSNEETLGKPAGSDLDANKSTYPALLGLEGAIEKEQQLFQQALSALETLPYNTRNLSNFSTFIIKRAH is encoded by the coding sequence GTGTCCCAGTTAGAAAACCTATCATTATTTCAAAATCGTATAGATAACTTTTTAAAGCAAAAGCTTGCTGAAATTAAGATCAATGATCAACGCTTATTTGATGCTATGAATTATGGCTTACTCATCGGCGGCAAACGAATGCGTCCTTACTTAGCGTATGTTACAGCAGAAATGTTAGATTTAGATTTAGATGACATTGATCCAATTGCTGCAGCTTTAGAGTGTATCCATGCATATTCGTTATTGCACGATGATTTACCCGCGATGGATGATGATGAGTTACGCCGAGGCCAACCAACATGCCATGTAAAATTTGATGAAGCGACAGCAATACTTGCTGGTGATAGTTTACAAACCTTGGCTTTTGAAATTATTTCAAACCATAAATTTAAACGTATCAGTGCTACTACTCACATTAAGCTTATCCAAATGCTAAGCTTTGCTGCCGGTTATCAGGGTATGTGTGGTGGTCAAGCGATGGATTTAGCGGCTACAGATAAAGTGGTTCCATTAGAACAGCTACAAACCATTCACCGTTTAAAAACGGGGGCATTACTGCAAGCGGCAATTTTAATGTCGGCGCGTTGTCGAGAAGACTTGCCACAGCAAACCTATAATGGCTTACAGCAATTTGCCGAGCAGATTGGCTTAGCGTATCAGGTGCATGATGACATTATTGATATTACCAGCAATGAAGAAACGCTAGGTAAACCCGCGGGCTCAGACTTAGATGCGAATAAATCTACGTATCCTGCACTGTTAGGGTTAGAGGGTGCAATCGAGAAAGAACAGCAGTTATTTCAACAAGCACTTTCAGCTTTAGAAACTTTACCCTACAATACACGCAACTTATCTAATTTTTCGACGTTTATTATTAAACGTGCACATTAA
- a CDS encoding dipeptidyl-peptidase 3 family protein, with protein MKLNQIAATLLLSCGLTTGLLSGCSDTNNNNSTEHVLLADAQSRLNIYKEVTLDADLSHLSSNQKQVVSLLIDASKIIDNLFWQQAFGENKKAFLASIKDPATRRFIEINYGPWDRLNGDKPLLTNVSDKPLGAQFYPEDMTKEEFEQADFEGKKSLYSVVKRNEKGQLFSIPYSEVFSKQLERAAAILEKAASFADDKEFANYLTMRAEAFRTDEYQASDFAWMDMKNNPIDVVIGPIETYEDLLYGYRSGFESYVLIKDLSWSERLAKYAAFLPELQKGLPVSKKYKAEVPGSDADLNAYDVVYYAGHSNAGSKTIAINLPNDEQVQLEKGTRRLQLKNAMQAKFDAIMLPIADQLVSEEDRKHVTFTAFFANTMFHEVAHGLGIKNTINNKGTVRQALKEHASALEEGKADILGLYMVRQLLAKGAISEGELKDYYTTFMAGIFRSVRFGASSAHGKANMVRFNYFSDNGAFAKDELGFYKVDMDKMTKAIDSLSELILKLQGDGDYDGVAKLVSDMGIIREDLAADLAKLEAANIPVDIVFKQGKMVLDL; from the coding sequence ATGAAACTTAACCAAATAGCGGCCACTTTATTACTAAGTTGTGGTTTAACCACTGGCTTACTGTCAGGTTGCTCTGATACGAATAATAATAATTCAACAGAACATGTATTATTAGCCGATGCTCAGTCTAGATTAAATATTTATAAAGAAGTTACCTTAGATGCCGATTTAAGCCACTTGAGCAGCAATCAAAAACAAGTAGTTTCATTATTAATTGATGCATCAAAAATTATCGACAACTTGTTTTGGCAACAAGCATTTGGCGAGAATAAAAAAGCATTTCTTGCGAGTATAAAAGATCCTGCCACGCGTCGTTTTATAGAAATAAACTATGGCCCTTGGGATAGATTAAATGGTGATAAACCACTATTAACCAATGTGAGTGATAAACCATTAGGTGCTCAGTTCTACCCTGAAGATATGACTAAAGAAGAATTTGAACAAGCTGACTTTGAAGGTAAAAAGTCTTTATATTCAGTTGTAAAAAGAAATGAAAAAGGCCAACTGTTTTCTATTCCCTATTCAGAAGTTTTTAGCAAACAGTTAGAACGCGCAGCAGCAATACTGGAAAAGGCAGCAAGCTTTGCCGATGACAAAGAATTTGCTAACTATTTAACCATGCGTGCTGAAGCATTTAGAACTGATGAATATCAAGCTTCAGATTTTGCCTGGATGGATATGAAAAATAACCCTATCGATGTAGTTATAGGGCCAATCGAAACGTATGAAGATTTACTTTATGGCTACCGTTCAGGATTTGAATCTTATGTATTGATTAAAGATTTAAGTTGGAGTGAGCGTTTAGCGAAATACGCGGCCTTTTTGCCTGAACTACAAAAAGGCTTACCGGTTAGTAAAAAATATAAAGCTGAAGTGCCTGGCTCAGATGCAGACTTAAACGCCTATGATGTGGTTTATTATGCAGGCCATTCTAACGCAGGTTCAAAAACCATTGCCATTAACTTGCCAAATGACGAACAAGTACAACTTGAAAAAGGTACCCGTCGTTTACAACTTAAAAATGCAATGCAAGCAAAATTCGACGCCATTATGTTGCCTATTGCCGATCAGTTAGTGAGCGAGGAGGATCGTAAACACGTTACCTTTACCGCGTTTTTTGCCAATACGATGTTTCATGAAGTTGCGCATGGCTTAGGCATTAAAAATACCATCAATAATAAAGGCACTGTTCGCCAAGCATTGAAAGAGCATGCTTCAGCGCTAGAAGAAGGTAAAGCAGATATTCTTGGCTTATATATGGTTCGCCAATTGTTAGCTAAAGGCGCTATTAGCGAAGGTGAATTAAAAGATTATTACACCACATTTATGGCTGGTATTTTCCGCTCAGTTCGCTTTGGCGCATCAAGTGCTCATGGTAAAGCCAATATGGTGCGATTCAACTACTTTAGTGATAACGGCGCATTTGCCAAAGATGAATTGGGTTTTTATAAAGTTGATATGGATAAGATGACTAAAGCTATAGACTCATTATCTGAATTAATTTTGAAACTGCAAGGTGATGGTGACTATGATGGTGTTGCTAAACTGGTCAGTGACATGGGCATTATACGTGAAGATTTAGCGGCTGATTTAGCTAAACTTGAAGCAGCTAATATCCCTGTAGATATCGTATTTAAACAAGGTAAGATGGTGTTAGACCTTTAA
- the dxs gene encoding 1-deoxy-D-xylulose-5-phosphate synthase produces MTTDLSHYPLLAQIDKPDQLREFPQEKLQQVSDELRSYLLNSVSKSSGHFASGLGAIELTVALHYVYNTPFDNLIWDVGHQAYPHKILTGRRDQLHSIRQKDGLHPFPWREESEYDVLSVGHSSTSISAALGMAVAAEKENKDRKTVAVIGDGAMTAGMAFEALNHGGDIHKDMLIVLNDNEMSISENVGALNNHLAKLLSGSLYTGLRESSKRILGSIPPIKELASKAEEHLKGMVVPSTFFEELGFNYIGPIDGHDVNGMVDTIRNMKGLKGPQILHVITTKGKGYEQAEQDPIKYHAVPKFDPTSESLPKSAPSLPSYSKIFGDWLCETAELDNKLVAVTPAMREGSGMVEFSQRFPDKYFDVAIAEQHAVTFAAGLAIGGNNAVVAIYSSFLQRAYDQLIHDVAIQNLPVLFAIDRAGIVGADGATHQGAFDLSFMRCIPNLVIMCPANEAECRLMLSTGHKHNGPAAVRYPRGNAIGVELPDINNTIEIGKGLVIREGKKLAILSFGTMLAAAQKSAIELDATLVDMRFVKPLDHELISRLAANHSHFITVEDNVIAGGAGSAVNEYVLANQLNTKVLNIGIPDEFVKHGTQDEVHSELDLDAQGILSKAKAFIK; encoded by the coding sequence ATGACTACAGACTTGTCTCATTACCCATTACTAGCGCAAATTGATAAGCCAGATCAGCTGCGTGAATTTCCCCAGGAAAAACTTCAGCAAGTTAGTGATGAACTACGTAGTTACTTACTAAACTCAGTAAGTAAAAGTAGTGGCCATTTTGCCTCAGGCTTAGGCGCAATTGAATTAACCGTTGCCCTACATTATGTATATAACACTCCATTTGATAATTTAATTTGGGATGTAGGTCATCAAGCATACCCACACAAAATTTTAACTGGTCGCCGAGACCAATTGCACTCTATTCGCCAAAAAGATGGTTTACACCCTTTTCCTTGGCGAGAAGAAAGCGAATATGATGTATTAAGTGTTGGCCATTCAAGTACGTCGATTTCTGCCGCTTTAGGCATGGCAGTTGCAGCTGAGAAAGAAAATAAAGATCGTAAAACTGTTGCGGTAATTGGTGACGGTGCGATGACTGCCGGCATGGCATTTGAAGCACTTAATCATGGCGGTGATATACACAAAGATATGCTTATTGTATTGAACGATAATGAAATGAGTATTTCAGAAAACGTTGGAGCATTGAATAACCATTTAGCTAAATTATTATCTGGCAGTCTTTATACTGGTCTAAGAGAAAGCTCGAAACGTATTTTAGGATCAATTCCACCAATCAAAGAATTAGCCTCTAAAGCCGAAGAACATTTAAAAGGAATGGTTGTACCTTCCACCTTCTTTGAAGAGCTAGGCTTTAATTACATTGGCCCAATTGATGGTCATGATGTAAATGGCATGGTTGATACAATTCGTAATATGAAAGGTCTTAAAGGCCCACAAATATTGCATGTGATCACCACGAAAGGTAAAGGTTACGAGCAAGCTGAACAAGATCCGATTAAATACCATGCTGTACCTAAATTTGATCCAACCAGTGAAAGCCTGCCGAAAAGCGCCCCAAGTTTACCAAGTTATTCAAAAATATTTGGCGACTGGTTATGCGAAACAGCTGAGCTTGATAACAAACTTGTTGCGGTAACACCTGCAATGCGCGAAGGCTCTGGTATGGTTGAATTTAGTCAACGCTTTCCAGACAAATATTTTGACGTTGCAATTGCAGAGCAGCATGCCGTTACGTTTGCTGCGGGTTTAGCTATTGGCGGCAACAATGCTGTTGTTGCAATATATTCAAGCTTTTTACAACGTGCTTACGATCAACTTATTCACGATGTCGCTATCCAAAACTTACCAGTGCTATTTGCAATTGATCGAGCAGGCATCGTTGGTGCCGATGGGGCAACTCATCAGGGGGCGTTCGATTTATCGTTTATGCGTTGTATACCAAACCTGGTAATTATGTGCCCTGCGAACGAAGCTGAATGTAGATTAATGCTTAGTACCGGTCACAAACATAATGGTCCAGCAGCGGTAAGGTACCCTCGTGGTAATGCCATTGGTGTTGAATTGCCAGATATAAACAACACTATCGAGATAGGTAAAGGCTTAGTAATTCGTGAAGGTAAAAAGCTCGCTATTTTGTCATTTGGTACCATGTTAGCTGCGGCACAAAAATCAGCCATAGAGCTCGATGCTACATTGGTTGATATGCGCTTTGTTAAACCACTTGATCATGAATTAATCTCTAGATTGGCTGCTAACCACAGTCATTTTATTACCGTAGAAGATAATGTAATTGCTGGCGGTGCAGGCTCTGCGGTAAATGAATATGTTCTAGCCAATCAATTAAATACGAAAGTATTAAATATTGGCATACCTGATGAGTTTGTGAAGCACGGTACTCAGGATGAGGTACATAGTGAACTAGATCTAGACGCGCAAGGTATCCTGTCAAAAGCGAAAGCGTTTATAAAATAA
- a CDS encoding exodeoxyribonuclease VII small subunit — MKKPENQSFEESMNELETIVDDLEQGDLSLEDSMKLFERGLSLSQASQNKLSKAEQKIQILLNNNGEEQLQPFTDNESQD; from the coding sequence GTGAAAAAACCTGAAAATCAAAGTTTTGAAGAATCGATGAATGAGCTTGAAACAATTGTCGATGACCTTGAACAAGGCGATTTGTCGTTAGAAGATTCAATGAAACTGTTTGAACGAGGTTTATCATTAAGCCAAGCGAGCCAAAATAAATTAAGCAAAGCTGAACAAAAAATTCAAATATTGTTAAACAACAATGGTGAAGAGCAACTGCAACCATTTACGGATAACGAGAGTCAAGATTAG
- the thiI gene encoding tRNA uracil 4-sulfurtransferase ThiI produces MKFIVKLQAEIAMKSRPVRKRFTKLLNGNIKNVLRRLDEDVRTQLNWDNIEVTSKNITPENRLQLIEALQSIPGIAHFLEVQQFEFTDKHDIYEKTLAVHGKNIENKSFCVRAKRQGEHDFSSLELEQYVGGGLNQNVESARVQLKKPEVTVRIEVKNDKLLIVTERHEGLGGFPIATQEDVLSLMSGGFDSGVASYQMIKKGTRTHYCFFNLGGSAHELGVKQVSYYLWNKFGSSHKVKFFAVDFEPVVAEILEKVENGQMGVILKRMMMRAAAQIAEKTGIQALITGEALGQVSSQTLTNLNVIDRVTETLILRPLAAYDKQDIIDIARKIGTEDFAKTIPEYCGVISQKPTVKAILSKIEAEEANFDMSILDQVVEETRMQDIRDIAKETEAEVNTVSRVETVDNAGHDNVILDIRSPEEEEANPLEFDDIDVKHIPFYKLATQFGDLPKDKTYLLYCDRGVMSKLQALYLHDNGFMNVKVYRP; encoded by the coding sequence ATGAAATTTATCGTTAAATTACAGGCAGAAATTGCCATGAAGTCGCGTCCTGTACGTAAGCGTTTTACTAAACTGTTAAATGGCAACATTAAAAATGTATTGCGCCGTTTAGATGAAGACGTACGTACTCAATTGAACTGGGACAATATTGAAGTTACCAGTAAAAATATTACGCCTGAAAACCGTTTACAGTTAATTGAAGCATTACAAAGTATCCCTGGTATTGCTCACTTTTTAGAAGTTCAGCAATTTGAGTTTACCGACAAGCACGACATTTATGAAAAGACTCTTGCTGTACATGGTAAAAACATTGAAAACAAAAGTTTCTGTGTTCGAGCCAAACGTCAAGGCGAGCATGATTTCTCATCTTTAGAACTAGAGCAATACGTTGGCGGTGGTTTAAATCAAAATGTAGAATCGGCCCGTGTTCAATTAAAAAAACCTGAAGTGACAGTTCGCATTGAAGTGAAGAATGACAAGTTGCTAATCGTTACTGAGCGTCATGAAGGTCTTGGCGGCTTTCCAATAGCTACCCAAGAAGATGTTCTATCTTTAATGTCTGGTGGCTTTGATTCTGGTGTTGCCAGTTATCAAATGATCAAAAAAGGCACTAGAACCCATTATTGTTTCTTTAATTTAGGTGGTTCAGCCCACGAACTTGGTGTTAAACAAGTAAGTTATTATTTATGGAATAAATTTGGTTCTTCACACAAAGTTAAATTCTTTGCGGTAGATTTTGAACCGGTGGTTGCTGAAATTCTTGAAAAAGTAGAAAACGGCCAAATGGGCGTTATTTTAAAACGTATGATGATGCGCGCTGCTGCTCAAATTGCTGAAAAAACCGGTATTCAAGCATTAATTACCGGTGAAGCATTAGGTCAGGTTTCCAGTCAAACATTAACAAATTTAAATGTTATTGATAGAGTAACAGAAACGCTTATTCTTCGCCCTTTAGCCGCTTATGACAAGCAAGATATTATTGATATTGCTCGTAAAATTGGCACCGAAGATTTTGCTAAAACTATTCCTGAATATTGTGGAGTTATTTCGCAAAAACCAACAGTTAAAGCCATTTTGTCAAAAATTGAAGCTGAAGAAGCTAATTTTGATATGAGCATACTTGATCAAGTTGTCGAAGAAACGCGTATGCAAGACATTCGTGATATAGCGAAAGAAACTGAAGCGGAAGTAAATACCGTTTCACGGGTAGAGACCGTAGACAACGCGGGGCATGATAATGTGATACTTGATATTCGTAGCCCTGAAGAAGAAGAAGCAAACCCTTTAGAGTTTGATGACATCGATGTAAAACACATACCATTCTATAAGTTGGCGACACAATTTGGTGACTTGCCAAAAGATAAAACCTACCTTTTATATTGCGACCGTGGCGTAATGAGTAAGCTGCAAGCTTTATATCTTCATGATAATGGCTTTATGAATGTAAAAGTTTACCGTCCATAA